In Actinoplanes derwentensis, the following proteins share a genomic window:
- a CDS encoding MFS transporter encodes MTGDLLQEEVSQTKDRPGLSVAKRNIFLLSVVIDSLGSGMWMPFAIIFFTRSQGMDLGDTGLAMTIGAFVGLMAGFASGHVADRYGAGLVAISSHVVRVLAFAAYPFVESPWQITVVVAVTACGERMLWTANTPMISSIFRGRNVDNILGFAGVLGIMGLGVGAGIAGLLADSVSGLRLIAWLNSASFAITGVLLVIALGSRLLDRPAVASTIDGLTSVGSVWRNRPYLQLCLIQILFVLAASSYVMILPLVIIDVLHGPAWLPAASIVIGNVAIAVAQRPVLKVSRRLPRSRMLFVSVGLYAVSLLLLVPGDLFGAILIVPVVALVVVIGGVAEATATPLMLSAANEAAPEGQKGRYSAVFQTAWGVAEVAGPLVYTTLLAVGNAVLWLSVTAAVLLVAPMLLRVRPMLPPKVLLEAPTAS; translated from the coding sequence GTGACGGGGGATTTGTTGCAAGAGGAAGTGTCACAGACGAAGGATCGTCCCGGTCTCTCCGTTGCGAAGCGCAACATATTTCTCCTCTCCGTCGTCATCGATTCCCTCGGCAGTGGCATGTGGATGCCTTTCGCCATCATCTTTTTCACGCGTTCCCAGGGAATGGATCTCGGTGACACCGGCCTTGCGATGACCATCGGGGCGTTCGTCGGCCTCATGGCCGGCTTCGCCTCCGGGCATGTCGCCGACAGGTACGGCGCCGGTCTCGTCGCCATCTCCAGCCACGTCGTCCGTGTGCTCGCCTTCGCGGCATATCCGTTCGTCGAGTCACCCTGGCAGATCACGGTGGTCGTGGCCGTCACCGCGTGCGGCGAGCGCATGTTGTGGACGGCCAACACCCCGATGATCTCCAGCATCTTCCGGGGCCGCAACGTCGACAACATCCTCGGATTCGCCGGCGTCCTCGGCATCATGGGCCTCGGCGTCGGCGCCGGCATCGCCGGTCTCCTCGCCGACTCCGTGAGCGGTCTGCGCCTCATCGCCTGGCTCAACTCCGCGTCGTTCGCCATAACCGGCGTGCTGCTCGTCATCGCCCTCGGCAGTCGCCTGCTGGATCGGCCCGCCGTGGCGAGCACGATCGACGGTCTCACCAGCGTGGGCTCGGTCTGGCGGAACCGGCCCTATCTCCAGCTCTGCCTGATCCAGATCCTCTTCGTCCTGGCGGCGTCGTCGTACGTCATGATCCTGCCGCTGGTGATCATCGATGTGCTTCATGGGCCGGCCTGGTTGCCCGCGGCCTCGATCGTGATCGGCAACGTGGCGATCGCCGTGGCTCAGCGGCCGGTGCTGAAGGTGTCGCGACGACTGCCACGCTCGCGGATGCTGTTCGTCTCCGTCGGGCTCTACGCGGTCTCGCTCCTGCTCCTGGTGCCTGGTGACCTCTTCGGCGCGATCCTGATCGTGCCGGTCGTCGCTCTGGTGGTCGTCATCGGCGGCGTCGCTGAGGCGACGGCGACCCCGCTGATGTTGTCGGCTGCCAACGAGGCCGCTCCGGAGGGGCAGAAGGGCAGGTACAGCGCCGTGTTCCAGACGGCCTGGGGCGTGGCGGAGGTGGCCGGCCCGCTGGTCTACACCACCCTCCTGGCGGTGGGGAATGCCGTGCTGTGGCTGTCCGTCACGGCTGCCGTGCTTCTCGTCGCACCGATGTTGCTGCGCGTTCGGCCGATGCTTCCTCCGAAGGTGCTGCTGGAGGCACCTACGGCTAGCTGA
- a CDS encoding condensation domain-containing protein has translation MSANGMWPVSHTQGSFAHRFAEDGAGPANVATAVAVEGVPTENLRAVLDAVAASQPLLRTSFTGDCLHVADRPVVAPQECGFVTEDEALALLQEQAEEVRRHDEPLWTARVLDLPHGRRILGFAFHHIIFDGMSGRAFWEHLRNPGAAPPGRSYREFVQWQRDRFDDPGAGLAFWRRHLDGLAHNQHTRLRIARRLEEPLLGPSDNVKHILTGRRLQSAVALSRSLRLSLFALTMSALTIVMANVSEDDEAVVRIAFHGRPAGFETTIGAFAHDVTVRLPTVPTSLTRAIQTTTRVWDDLGEHRFTPYSLVRRAAGASGTPYRPVVVTLNARRLAERMTVLGLPATPVTIPAPITEEGLHIAFVQRLNSLELSCSFHPTRFDRADIVAFVDDLARVIQGG, from the coding sequence ATGTCTGCTAACGGGATGTGGCCGGTCAGTCACACCCAGGGCAGCTTTGCGCACCGCTTCGCCGAGGACGGCGCCGGACCGGCCAACGTGGCCACTGCGGTCGCCGTCGAAGGCGTCCCGACGGAGAACCTGCGGGCCGTTCTTGATGCCGTCGCGGCGAGCCAGCCGCTACTGAGGACCTCCTTCACCGGCGACTGCCTGCACGTCGCCGACCGTCCGGTCGTCGCACCGCAAGAGTGCGGCTTCGTCACCGAGGACGAGGCACTGGCGCTGCTCCAGGAGCAAGCCGAGGAGGTCCGGCGACATGACGAGCCGCTGTGGACGGCCCGGGTCCTCGACCTGCCGCATGGGCGGCGGATTCTCGGCTTCGCGTTTCACCACATCATCTTCGACGGCATGTCCGGGCGCGCGTTCTGGGAGCACCTGCGCAATCCCGGCGCCGCGCCACCCGGCCGATCGTATCGAGAATTCGTTCAGTGGCAGCGTGACCGCTTCGACGATCCGGGAGCCGGTCTGGCCTTCTGGCGCCGCCATCTCGACGGCCTGGCTCACAACCAGCACACCAGGCTCCGGATCGCCCGGCGACTCGAAGAGCCCCTGCTCGGCCCATCCGACAACGTGAAGCACATCCTGACGGGCCGGCGGCTGCAGAGCGCGGTGGCCCTCAGCCGATCGCTGCGCCTCTCGCTCTTCGCGCTCACGATGTCCGCCCTGACCATCGTGATGGCGAATGTCTCCGAGGATGACGAGGCTGTGGTCCGGATAGCCTTCCACGGCAGGCCGGCTGGCTTCGAGACGACCATCGGTGCCTTCGCCCACGACGTCACCGTGCGGCTGCCGACCGTACCCACGTCGTTGACCCGAGCGATTCAGACCACCACCCGGGTCTGGGACGACCTCGGTGAGCACCGGTTCACTCCGTACTCGCTCGTCCGGCGCGCCGCAGGGGCGAGTGGAACGCCGTACCGGCCGGTGGTCGTGACCCTCAACGCTCGGCGCCTGGCGGAACGCATGACCGTCCTCGGCCTGCCGGCCACCCCGGTGACCATCCCCGCCCCGATCACCGAGGAAGGCCTCCACATCGCCTTCGTACAGCGCCTCAACTCCCTGGAGCTCTCATGTTCCTTCCATCCGACCCGCTTCGACCGGGCGGACATCGTGGCCTTCGTGGACGACCTCGCCCGGGTGATCCAGGGCGGCTGA
- a CDS encoding phosphopantetheine-binding protein, whose product MDTTTIEQAVLAHECVSEALVWTLPDTGETLLLAATPDFLSGLQLRLHLNQAGASCPGLVVVVEEIVRDADGAPDAAWLADALEQGAYRYVTPDGPVETALAECWQTVLDVPRVGVEDDFVDLGGDSFSAVLIANQAEERIGAPVSAPDLYVAGTIRALARGITPAGVIAETRP is encoded by the coding sequence ATGGACACGACAACCATCGAGCAGGCCGTCCTGGCGCACGAATGTGTCAGCGAGGCTCTCGTCTGGACCCTTCCCGACACGGGGGAGACCCTGCTGCTGGCGGCGACGCCGGACTTCTTGAGCGGCCTGCAACTCCGGCTGCACCTGAACCAGGCGGGGGCCTCCTGCCCCGGCCTGGTGGTCGTCGTGGAGGAGATCGTCCGTGACGCCGACGGCGCCCCGGACGCGGCGTGGCTGGCCGATGCTCTGGAACAGGGCGCCTACCGATACGTCACGCCGGACGGCCCGGTCGAGACGGCGCTGGCCGAGTGCTGGCAAACCGTGTTGGACGTGCCCCGCGTCGGTGTCGAGGACGACTTCGTGGACCTGGGCGGGGACTCGTTCTCGGCCGTGCTCATCGCCAACCAGGCGGAGGAGCGGATCGGTGCCCCGGTCTCCGCTCCGGACCTGTACGTCGCCGGCACCATCCGAGCGCTGGCCCGGGGCATCACACCCGCCGGGGTGATCGCGGAGACGCGCCCGTGA
- a CDS encoding class I adenylate-forming enzyme family protein produces MIRSTVWRTLRDRAATAPTSPAVSVRGQTGQWRTLTWRDFVDLVDFRAARSTGVRVGARDAVLVEEPNGPEFLASVVAAWAVGRSPLVVPHGIPENERAALLGKLHATGGAFDGGAETADGSEPDLAWFFPSGGTTGLPTLTPVRGLPRDLVASQQMLLSQMRWKPEGTQLVMGPLSHTAPFTSALAGLAGGNHVVVLQRWSLPAVLDAARRYPPTWFQTTPHQMSMIAAHEPAFTALVARLDGMMHTAAPCPEKVKAVWMDRIGPERVYELYGSTQMVGAVFCSGEQWLAHPGTVGRPFMTQVRVVDQRGRRLPPGQVGEIYLRSAATQRLQPAQLRHVRTLPGGFCSVGDLGNVDADGYLYLTDRVDDVIIVGGANVSTREIEAVLLRHPRVTDTVVVGRADSLLGMVPAAVIVADNAGPAPGIPDIQAHCRASLSAHKVPVHVEFVPAIERSPAGKVQRFKYRDHDDAGRRDPAPRR; encoded by the coding sequence GTGATCCGCTCGACGGTGTGGCGGACGCTGCGGGATCGGGCAGCCACAGCACCGACGTCACCGGCCGTCTCCGTGCGTGGCCAGACGGGACAGTGGCGGACGCTGACCTGGCGCGACTTCGTCGATCTGGTGGACTTTCGCGCCGCTCGGTCCACCGGCGTCCGGGTGGGTGCCCGCGACGCCGTCCTCGTGGAAGAGCCCAACGGGCCGGAGTTCCTGGCGTCCGTCGTCGCCGCCTGGGCAGTCGGCCGGTCTCCGCTGGTGGTGCCGCACGGAATTCCGGAGAACGAGCGAGCCGCACTGCTCGGCAAACTGCACGCGACCGGCGGCGCGTTCGACGGCGGAGCCGAGACGGCGGACGGCTCGGAGCCGGACCTCGCATGGTTCTTTCCGTCCGGTGGCACGACGGGCCTGCCGACCCTGACGCCGGTACGTGGGCTCCCACGGGACCTGGTGGCCAGTCAGCAGATGCTGCTCAGCCAGATGAGGTGGAAGCCCGAAGGCACCCAGCTGGTGATGGGACCGCTGTCGCATACCGCGCCCTTCACGTCGGCGCTGGCCGGTCTGGCGGGGGGCAACCACGTCGTCGTCCTGCAGCGGTGGAGCCTTCCGGCGGTGCTCGATGCGGCTCGCCGGTATCCACCGACGTGGTTCCAGACCACGCCGCACCAGATGAGCATGATCGCCGCGCACGAGCCGGCGTTCACCGCCCTGGTGGCACGCCTCGACGGGATGATGCACACGGCCGCGCCCTGCCCGGAGAAGGTCAAGGCAGTCTGGATGGACCGGATCGGCCCGGAGCGCGTGTACGAGCTGTACGGGTCCACCCAGATGGTCGGCGCCGTGTTCTGCAGCGGCGAGCAGTGGCTGGCGCATCCGGGCACGGTAGGCCGGCCGTTCATGACCCAGGTGCGGGTGGTCGATCAGCGTGGCCGCCGCCTGCCGCCGGGTCAGGTAGGCGAGATCTATCTGCGGTCGGCTGCCACCCAGCGCCTGCAGCCGGCTCAACTGCGCCATGTGCGGACGCTGCCCGGCGGCTTCTGCAGCGTGGGAGACCTCGGCAATGTGGATGCGGACGGCTACCTCTACCTGACCGATCGGGTAGATGACGTGATCATCGTCGGTGGCGCCAACGTCAGCACCCGGGAGATCGAGGCGGTGCTGCTGCGGCATCCACGGGTGACGGACACCGTCGTGGTGGGCCGGGCCGACAGCCTTCTCGGCATGGTGCCGGCCGCGGTGATCGTTGCCGACAATGCCGGGCCTGCTCCGGGGATCCCCGACATTCAGGCACACTGCCGGGCGTCGCTGTCGGCCCACAAGGTTCCGGTGCACGTCGAGTTCGTACCGGCCATCGAGCGGTCGCCGGCCGGCAAGGTGCAGCGGTTCAAGTACCGGGACCATGACGATGCCGGCCGGCGTGATCCGGCCCCGCGGCGGTGA
- a CDS encoding HAD family hydrolase: protein MSEPDPRLVALDLDGTLLNRQGRVSDRVGRALRMARGRGWTLVLATGRPWATTRTVAGQCADLGDCWAVCADGALLYGPGEEKPAYRRLIDGRALAGLTVDLPDLLLVAEQQSGIYLGTEELPAGEFAGTQQTAGWEVVCEVAAPRLYLRTAHADVADLRRRLEEPRLFTPVVYSRDGYTWADLTAAGVSKASTLEFLRARLGIPAAATIAVGDSWNDIGMLRWANLGAATGDAASEVVAAADIVIPSCADDGVAVLLECEAGG, encoded by the coding sequence ATGTCCGAGCCAGACCCTAGGCTCGTCGCACTCGACCTGGACGGCACCCTCCTCAACCGGCAGGGGCGCGTGTCGGACCGTGTGGGCCGTGCGCTGCGCATGGCCCGCGGTCGCGGATGGACGCTGGTTCTCGCCACCGGCAGGCCGTGGGCCACGACCAGAACCGTGGCGGGCCAGTGCGCCGACCTGGGTGACTGCTGGGCGGTCTGCGCTGACGGTGCCCTCTTGTACGGGCCCGGCGAGGAGAAGCCGGCCTACCGACGGCTGATCGACGGGCGGGCCCTGGCGGGGCTGACCGTTGACCTGCCCGACTTGCTGCTGGTGGCTGAGCAGCAGTCCGGGATCTACCTAGGCACGGAGGAACTGCCTGCGGGCGAGTTCGCCGGGACGCAGCAGACCGCGGGCTGGGAGGTGGTGTGCGAGGTGGCCGCTCCCCGTCTGTATCTGCGCACCGCCCACGCCGATGTCGCGGATCTGCGGCGGCGGCTCGAGGAGCCCCGGCTGTTTACGCCGGTCGTCTACTCCCGCGACGGCTACACCTGGGCGGACCTCACCGCGGCCGGCGTCTCCAAGGCCAGCACGCTGGAGTTCCTGAGAGCCCGGTTGGGCATTCCGGCCGCGGCCACGATCGCGGTCGGCGACAGCTGGAACGACATCGGCATGCTTCGGTGGGCCAACCTCGGCGCGGCGACCGGGGACGCCGCATCAGAGGTCGTCGCAGCGGCCGACATCGTCATCCCGTCCTGTGCGGACGACGGTGTGGCAGTCCTGCTGGAGTGCGAGGCCGGCGGCTGA
- a CDS encoding condensation domain-containing protein, which produces MGPLETVRLPLEDNASRSGPFSWAQLGITEGYLEEVDLPPEVRAKFDLHATLNLRGRWRSPAADVIETLRRIVNRHECFRTTVHDLLAERPNQKVNSVTTFPVVVSETCSGGSTEALRNELCGNLIDVRDPHLVRIGMANSQDVCESIVISASRMVVDGWGFSNLARNIMQEIGGKEEAHSPDFHQLDQVAWEDGAAGQARHIAAMAFREQVLEQLLAASIPSRPRLSPTHGYEARCEGSAITGLCERIAARYSTSPSSVLLAAFGHTVSRLLNQKKIGITLSYADRGDASRKSSVTRLKNEAIMAYADGDSFPCVLQKTFQSALSAYSRAGVDPVALRRAGVSAALHGAQDVRFEFNDARGPFHRNDRLHGTARPAHGADDRIGGPRVRTVIDGKPPRLGLWVGPSFSDFAGKTSLTVRTNILSREDTAAVLRGTIDVLRNQAV; this is translated from the coding sequence GTGGGACCACTTGAGACAGTGCGGCTTCCGCTGGAGGACAACGCGAGCCGCTCCGGGCCGTTCTCCTGGGCTCAACTGGGAATCACCGAGGGATACCTCGAAGAAGTCGATCTACCCCCCGAGGTACGAGCGAAATTCGACCTGCACGCCACGCTCAATCTGCGGGGGCGCTGGCGTTCGCCGGCAGCCGATGTCATCGAGACACTCCGGCGCATCGTGAACAGGCATGAATGCTTCCGAACGACCGTGCATGACCTGCTGGCGGAGCGGCCGAACCAGAAGGTGAACTCGGTGACTACGTTTCCGGTCGTGGTCAGCGAGACTTGTTCCGGCGGCAGCACCGAGGCCCTCAGGAACGAACTCTGTGGAAACTTGATCGATGTCCGCGACCCGCACCTCGTTCGGATCGGCATGGCGAACAGCCAGGACGTCTGCGAGAGCATCGTCATCAGCGCGTCCAGGATGGTGGTGGATGGCTGGGGGTTTTCGAACCTGGCGAGAAACATCATGCAGGAGATCGGGGGAAAGGAGGAGGCGCATTCCCCTGATTTCCATCAGCTCGATCAGGTGGCGTGGGAGGACGGAGCCGCCGGACAGGCTCGGCACATCGCGGCCATGGCGTTCCGGGAGCAGGTACTGGAACAGCTTCTTGCTGCCTCGATCCCGTCTCGGCCGAGGTTGTCTCCCACCCACGGATACGAGGCTCGCTGCGAGGGTTCTGCCATCACCGGCCTATGCGAGCGGATCGCCGCAAGATATTCGACAAGTCCTTCGTCGGTGCTGCTGGCGGCCTTCGGCCATACCGTTTCACGCCTCCTGAACCAGAAGAAAATCGGCATCACCTTGAGCTATGCCGATCGCGGCGACGCATCGCGCAAATCGTCTGTGACGAGGCTGAAGAACGAGGCGATCATGGCCTATGCCGACGGAGACAGTTTTCCCTGCGTGCTCCAAAAGACGTTTCAGTCCGCGCTTTCCGCGTACTCGAGGGCCGGCGTCGACCCGGTCGCGCTTCGCCGGGCAGGTGTCAGCGCTGCGCTGCACGGAGCCCAAGATGTTCGCTTTGAATTCAACGATGCCCGCGGGCCGTTCCATCGAAATGACAGATTGCACGGCACGGCCAGGCCGGCGCACGGGGCGGACGATCGCATAGGCGGTCCGCGCGTACGAACGGTCATCGACGGAAAGCCACCGCGACTCGGTCTCTGGGTGGGCCCTTCGTTCAGTGATTTCGCGGGAAAGACGTCACTGACGGTCCGGACCAACATTCTTTCGAGGGAGGACACCGCGGCGGTCCTCCGTGGCACCATCGACGTTCTGCGGAATCAGGCCGTCTGA